One genomic window of Methanosarcina acetivorans C2A includes the following:
- a CDS encoding IS481-like element ISMac4 family transposase: MKLNGKKIRWIIAQKSKGESTSTIAEIQGISARRVQQIYKEYVETGQLPQVGINLGRPKNPLSSSDKELIDQTYSDYKFGACYLEILIEGKYNRKISHNRIHNYLLSMDLAKENRKKKQRRKWCRYEREHSMSAAHIDWHENPLLGLQVCAILDDSSRMIIAGGEYVHCNTENTIKVIDELVKEYWDIYPLRELIMDHGSEFGAHRINKDGSWDSDFKRCIEELGIKPILARVRHPQTNGKIEKWFDTYQRFRGEFESFEEFVQWYNKRPHGALKLEQLESPQEAFWNRLPVEAKFRIGVRLFGW, translated from the coding sequence GTGAAACTTAATGGAAAAAAGATACGTTGGATCATTGCTCAAAAATCGAAGGGTGAATCTACCTCGACGATAGCTGAGATCCAGGGGATCTCAGCCCGTCGAGTTCAGCAGATCTACAAAGAATACGTTGAAACTGGTCAGCTTCCTCAAGTTGGCATTAATCTTGGAAGACCAAAGAACCCCTTATCCTCCTCTGATAAGGAATTGATTGACCAAACTTACTCTGATTATAAGTTTGGAGCCTGTTACCTTGAGATTCTCATCGAAGGCAAATATAATCGTAAGATATCTCATAACAGAATCCATAACTATCTACTTAGCATGGACCTTGCCAAGGAAAACCGAAAAAAGAAACAGAGAAGAAAATGGTGTAGATACGAACGCGAACACAGCATGTCTGCTGCACACATCGATTGGCATGAGAATCCCCTGTTAGGACTGCAAGTCTGTGCCATTCTTGATGATTCATCAAGAATGATAATTGCAGGTGGAGAGTACGTTCATTGCAACACGGAGAACACCATTAAAGTGATTGATGAACTTGTTAAAGAGTACTGGGACATATACCCTTTAAGAGAGCTCATTATGGATCATGGAAGTGAATTCGGAGCTCACAGGATTAATAAGGATGGTTCATGGGATAGTGACTTTAAAAGATGCATTGAAGAACTTGGAATCAAACCAATACTTGCAAGGGTAAGACATCCTCAGACAAACGGAAAAATAGAGAAATGGTTCGATACATATCAAAGGTTTAGAGGAGAGTTTGAATCATTTGAAGAATTCGTACAGTGGTATAACAAGAGGCCTCATGGAGCTTTGAAACTTGAACAGTTAGAATCGCCACAGGAAGCATTCTGGAATAGATTACCAGTTGAGGCAAAGTTCAGAATAGGAGTGAGATTGTTTGGGTGGTGA
- the istA gene encoding IS21 family transposase, with protein sequence MLKTEEWLSIRDLYSQGFSISEISRRTGYARETVRKYLKKKTAPEPQKRPPKPSKLDPFKPYIQEKLKEGPYTAVRLYREIKEMGFDGGKTIVKDFVREVRPKQGVPAVLRYETKPGVQAQVDWAEMGTVEVDGKIKKLFCFNMILGYSRMKYVEFTLGIDTSTLIQCHLNAFEYFGGFTQEILYDNMKQVVIKRALKSSDSEWNSQFEDFFKCFGFIPRLCRPYRPQTKGKIENTVGYVKRDFFLGRRFTSLEDLNAQVHRWLERVNSTVHGTTYQIPLERFKEEKLIPLDQVPPYKVVHKETRKVSRDCYISFLGNKYSVPYRFAGRTAELQILEGIFEVYVDYEKVCEHEILPGNCRVSRKKEHFQGLLSEILKENSKCKKDSQIPLKFSDPEVEKRSLDVYEIFSEGGFE encoded by the coding sequence ATGCTGAAAACGGAGGAATGGCTATCGATACGAGATTTGTATTCACAAGGCTTCAGCATCAGTGAGATCTCTAGAAGAACAGGTTATGCTAGGGAAACTGTGAGGAAATATCTTAAAAAGAAAACTGCCCCAGAACCTCAGAAACGTCCGCCAAAACCGAGTAAACTTGATCCTTTCAAACCTTACATACAAGAAAAACTCAAAGAAGGTCCTTATACTGCTGTTCGCCTTTATAGGGAAATCAAAGAAATGGGTTTTGATGGAGGAAAAACCATAGTCAAGGACTTCGTAAGAGAAGTCCGACCTAAACAGGGAGTCCCTGCTGTACTCCGCTATGAAACAAAACCAGGTGTACAGGCTCAGGTTGACTGGGCAGAGATGGGAACAGTTGAGGTTGATGGAAAGATAAAGAAACTCTTTTGCTTCAACATGATTCTTGGATATTCCAGGATGAAATATGTTGAATTTACACTGGGCATAGACACTTCCACTCTTATCCAGTGTCATCTGAACGCCTTTGAGTACTTTGGAGGATTTACACAGGAGATTCTCTATGATAACATGAAACAGGTTGTTATCAAAAGAGCCTTAAAATCATCAGATTCTGAATGGAACTCACAGTTTGAGGATTTCTTCAAATGCTTTGGTTTTATTCCACGGTTATGCAGGCCTTACAGGCCTCAGACAAAAGGTAAAATTGAAAATACGGTAGGCTATGTCAAGAGGGATTTCTTCCTTGGAAGACGATTTACCTCTCTCGAAGACCTGAACGCCCAAGTTCACAGGTGGTTGGAAAGGGTAAATTCAACTGTCCACGGAACAACCTATCAAATCCCCCTTGAACGTTTTAAGGAGGAGAAACTGATCCCTCTGGATCAGGTTCCTCCTTACAAAGTTGTCCATAAGGAGACCAGAAAGGTCTCCAGAGACTGTTATATTTCGTTCCTTGGAAATAAGTATTCTGTTCCTTACAGGTTTGCAGGGAGAACTGCAGAGCTTCAGATCCTTGAAGGAATATTCGAGGTCTATGTTGATTATGAGAAAGTCTGTGAACATGAAATCCTTCCTGGAAACTGCAGAGTTTCAAGGAAAAAGGAACATTTCCAGGGTCTCCTGAGTGAGATTCTTAAAGAGAACTCAAAATGCAAAAAAGATTCACAGATCCCGTTGAAGTTCTCAGATCCCGAAGTTGAAAAAAGGTCTCTTGATGTCTATGAAATATTTAGTGAAGGTGGTTTTGAATGA
- the istB gene encoding IS21-like element ISMac3 family helper ATPase IstB → MNNFTYERLHNNLQYLKLNSIEELLDNYLEIAARDNKTTMEVLDYLFEQEKKHREAVAIERRMKSAVFPVKKTLEEFDFEFQKSIDKKAIEDLATLRFVHNSENVVFLGPPGVGKSHLAIALGIEVAKAGISVYFTNTGNLIEKLKIANREGMLEKKLRDLMKYKVLIIDEIGYLPFDEEGAHCLFQLISRRYEKSSTILTSNKSYGEWGEIFKDHVIAAAVLDRILHHSTTINIKGESYRLKERKKQGIKTGNICQ, encoded by the coding sequence ATGAACAACTTCACCTATGAGAGACTTCACAATAACCTGCAATACCTGAAACTTAATTCTATCGAAGAGCTTCTGGATAACTACCTTGAAATTGCTGCAAGGGACAACAAGACAACAATGGAAGTCCTTGATTACTTGTTTGAACAGGAAAAGAAACACAGAGAAGCTGTTGCAATTGAGAGAAGGATGAAAAGTGCAGTTTTTCCCGTTAAAAAGACTCTTGAGGAATTCGATTTTGAATTTCAGAAATCCATTGATAAAAAAGCAATCGAAGACCTTGCAACCTTGAGATTTGTTCATAATTCAGAGAATGTCGTTTTCCTTGGTCCTCCCGGAGTTGGAAAGTCTCATCTTGCAATCGCTCTTGGGATTGAAGTAGCAAAAGCAGGGATTTCGGTTTACTTTACCAATACAGGAAACCTTATCGAGAAGTTGAAAATAGCAAATCGAGAAGGAATGCTTGAAAAGAAACTAAGGGACTTGATGAAATATAAAGTGCTGATAATTGACGAAATAGGGTATCTCCCATTTGACGAAGAAGGAGCTCACTGCCTATTTCAGCTGATCTCAAGACGGTATGAAAAGAGTTCAACGATCTTGACATCAAATAAATCATATGGAGAATGGGGAGAGATATTCAAGGACCATGTAATAGCGGCTGCTGTACTTGATAGGATTCTCCACCATTCAACTACGATTAACATCAAAGGGGAAAGTTACAGACTGAAAGAAAGGAAGAAACAGGGAATAAAAACAGGAAATATATGCCAGTAA